A single region of the Lycium barbarum isolate Lr01 chromosome 2, ASM1917538v2, whole genome shotgun sequence genome encodes:
- the LOC132628215 gene encoding probable serine/threonine-protein kinase PIX13 isoform X1 — protein MGNCWPKPVDVLPPTSKFSSPPSVIKKHVSTPSASKTRTVEAQPSGDGGDTAKVEVPASGKIITPNLKMFTLAELKSATRNFRPDTVLGEGGFGTVYKGWVDDKTFVPSKVGVGMPVAVKKSNPESVQGLKEWQAEVKFLGKFSHANLVKLIGYCWEEKTFLLVYEHMQKGSLESHLFRKEGAEALSWDTRLNIAIGAARGLAFLHTTEKQVIYRDFKAANILLDADYNAKLSDFGLAKMGPENGDSHVTTGIVGTYGYAAPEYMATGHLYVRSDVYGFGVVLLELLTGRRVLDLNRPTGEHDLVAWARPMLSEKKKLRKIMDPRLEGQYPSKAAYQIAEITLQCLEPDPKTRPSMEEILECLEECKGIKMRTREKKTAREHRNHNNSGHRSPLHVKKTGSGNYIGNQAHHAPINRSY, from the exons ATGGGAAATTGTTGGCCAAAACCTGTAGATGTTCttcctcccacttccaagttttCTAGCCCTCCTTCAG TGATCAAGAAACATGTTAGTACTCCTTCGGCAAGTAAGACAAGGACGGTGGAGGCGCAGCCTAGCGGTGATGGCGGTGATACGGCGAAAGTGGAAGTTCCGGCAAGTGGGAAAATAATTACTCCAAATTTAAAAATGTTTACTTTAGCAGAATTGAAGAGTGCAACGAGGAATTTTCGACCCGATACAGTGTTAGGAGAAGGAGGATTTGGTACAGTATATAAAGGATGGGTTGATGATAAAACATTTGTTCCTTCAAAAGTTGGAGTTGGTATGCCAGTTGCTGTTAAAAAATCAAATCCTGAGAGTGTACAAGGTCTCAAGGAATGGCAG GCTGAAGTAAAGTTTCTGGGAAAATTTAGTCATGCGAATCTAGTTAAACTAATTGGATATTGCTGGGAAGAAAAAACGTTCCTTCTTGTGTATGAACACATGCAGAAAGGAAGCTTAGAAAGTCATCTTTTCAGAA AAGAAGGTGCAGAAGCATTGTCGTGGGATACAAGGTTGAACATAGCAATAGGAGCAGCAAGAGGACTTGCTTTTTTACACACCACAGAGAAGCAAGTTATTTACCGTGATTTCAAAGCTGCCAACATTTTACTGGACGCG GACTATAATGCAAAGCTTTCTGATTTTGGACTAGCTAAGATGGGTCCAGAAAATGGTGACTCACATGTGACCACTGGAATTGTTGGCACTTATGGCTATGCTGCCCCTGAGTACATGGCTACCG GCCATTTGTACGTGAGGAGTGACGTATATGGGTTTGGAGTAGTCTTACTAGAATTACTTACGGGCCGGAGAGTACTGGATCTTAACAGGCCCACTGGGGAGCATGATTTAGTGGCTTGGGCCAGGCCCATGTTATCTGAGAAAAAGAAGCTAAGGAAAATAATGGACCCAAGGCTAGAAGGACAGTACCCATCAAAGGCTGCATATCAAATAGCAGAAATCACACTACAATGCCTTGAGCCTGATCCTAAAACTAGACCTTCCATGGAAGAAATTTTGGAGTGTTTGGAAGAATGTAAGGGTATCAAGATGAGAACGCGAGAAAAGAAAACCGCTCGGGAACATCGAAATCACAACAATTCTGGGCATCGGTCGCCTCTACACGTTAAGAAAACGGGTAGTGGTAATTACATTGGCAATCAAGCACATCATGCTCCTATCAACCGCAGCTACTGA
- the LOC132628215 gene encoding probable serine/threonine-protein kinase PIX13 isoform X2, translating to MGNCWPKPVDVLPPTSKFSSPPSVIKKHVSTPSASKTRTVEAQPSGDGGDTAKVEVPASGKIITPNLKMFTLAELKSATRNFRPDTVLGEGGFGTVYKGWVDDKTFVPSKVGVGMPVAVKKSNPESVQGLKEWQAEVKFLGKFSHANLVKLIGYCWEEKTFLLVYEHMQKGSLESHLFRKGAEALSWDTRLNIAIGAARGLAFLHTTEKQVIYRDFKAANILLDADYNAKLSDFGLAKMGPENGDSHVTTGIVGTYGYAAPEYMATGHLYVRSDVYGFGVVLLELLTGRRVLDLNRPTGEHDLVAWARPMLSEKKKLRKIMDPRLEGQYPSKAAYQIAEITLQCLEPDPKTRPSMEEILECLEECKGIKMRTREKKTAREHRNHNNSGHRSPLHVKKTGSGNYIGNQAHHAPINRSY from the exons ATGGGAAATTGTTGGCCAAAACCTGTAGATGTTCttcctcccacttccaagttttCTAGCCCTCCTTCAG TGATCAAGAAACATGTTAGTACTCCTTCGGCAAGTAAGACAAGGACGGTGGAGGCGCAGCCTAGCGGTGATGGCGGTGATACGGCGAAAGTGGAAGTTCCGGCAAGTGGGAAAATAATTACTCCAAATTTAAAAATGTTTACTTTAGCAGAATTGAAGAGTGCAACGAGGAATTTTCGACCCGATACAGTGTTAGGAGAAGGAGGATTTGGTACAGTATATAAAGGATGGGTTGATGATAAAACATTTGTTCCTTCAAAAGTTGGAGTTGGTATGCCAGTTGCTGTTAAAAAATCAAATCCTGAGAGTGTACAAGGTCTCAAGGAATGGCAG GCTGAAGTAAAGTTTCTGGGAAAATTTAGTCATGCGAATCTAGTTAAACTAATTGGATATTGCTGGGAAGAAAAAACGTTCCTTCTTGTGTATGAACACATGCAGAAAGGAAGCTTAGAAAGTCATCTTTTCAGAA AAGGTGCAGAAGCATTGTCGTGGGATACAAGGTTGAACATAGCAATAGGAGCAGCAAGAGGACTTGCTTTTTTACACACCACAGAGAAGCAAGTTATTTACCGTGATTTCAAAGCTGCCAACATTTTACTGGACGCG GACTATAATGCAAAGCTTTCTGATTTTGGACTAGCTAAGATGGGTCCAGAAAATGGTGACTCACATGTGACCACTGGAATTGTTGGCACTTATGGCTATGCTGCCCCTGAGTACATGGCTACCG GCCATTTGTACGTGAGGAGTGACGTATATGGGTTTGGAGTAGTCTTACTAGAATTACTTACGGGCCGGAGAGTACTGGATCTTAACAGGCCCACTGGGGAGCATGATTTAGTGGCTTGGGCCAGGCCCATGTTATCTGAGAAAAAGAAGCTAAGGAAAATAATGGACCCAAGGCTAGAAGGACAGTACCCATCAAAGGCTGCATATCAAATAGCAGAAATCACACTACAATGCCTTGAGCCTGATCCTAAAACTAGACCTTCCATGGAAGAAATTTTGGAGTGTTTGGAAGAATGTAAGGGTATCAAGATGAGAACGCGAGAAAAGAAAACCGCTCGGGAACATCGAAATCACAACAATTCTGGGCATCGGTCGCCTCTACACGTTAAGAAAACGGGTAGTGGTAATTACATTGGCAATCAAGCACATCATGCTCCTATCAACCGCAGCTACTGA